The following coding sequences are from one Triticum aestivum cultivar Chinese Spring chromosome 5A, IWGSC CS RefSeq v2.1, whole genome shotgun sequence window:
- the LOC123106972 gene encoding LRR receptor-like serine/threonine-protein kinase IOS1 — protein MEPLWVFVGALLAATAVHVAGQQEGFLSIDCALDAKFNGRRDTYTNIAYVSDDPYVDGGKNHRVAAEFDDSSTAENLRTLRSFPSGLRNCYTLPTESGGKYLVRMVFLHGEYDGKTSPSFEVHLGSNYWDTFRNNDYWWSEAVFVAWASWVPLCLVNTGGGTPFVNTVELRPLLPSLYPQVTVNESISAFARRNLGANTSYRFPDDPYDRFWGWKVSSLWANLSTKETIQQEDNYAVPIPVLRTAVAPVNNATVLNLGTWETYKSSFEFKNFLHFSDIQNTQLRQFDIYLNDHEWYKKYSPPYLIAHSLYSIGWYKAIEGTYNITLAATNASVLPPMINAYEIFNLIPHDTPRTSPKDFDTMMAIKLEYGVKKNWMGDPCFPANYRWSGVNCSGVTANTTRIISVDLSDSNLTGVISDNFTLLTELRYLDLSGNSLNGPVPKSLCKRSAGSLIFRYQSDEDMCNKTTISPPPSKNRTAIISISIVVPMLVVAILVLACLIWRGRRKPKISTHDPPREPELQSAPESRKSNGDQLQNTENRRFTYKELEKFTDKFQRCIGKGGFGLVYYGRLEDNAEVAVKMRSESSSHGLDEFLAEVNSLTKVHHRNLVSLVGYCWEKDHLALVYEYMSQGNLCDHLRGKNGAGETLSWATRVRIVLEAAQGLDYLHKGCSLPIIHRDVKTNNILLGHNLKAKIADFGLCKTYLSDMQTHISTNAAGTAGYMDPEYYHTGWLTESSDVYSFGVVLLEVATGEPPVLPGHGHIVQRVKQKIATGNITTVADAHLGGEYDVNSMWKLVDTAMACTADAAVRRPTMAAVVAQLKESLALEEGREDSSIRGSIVSTTSAPMSAFGPSAR, from the exons ATGGAGCCGTTGTGGGTTTTCGTTGGTGCATTATTGGCAGCCACAGCAGTTCATGTCGCCGGTCAGCAAGAAG GTTTCCTGAGCATCGACTGCGCCCTGGATGCCAAATTCAACGGACGCAGAGACACCTACACAAACATCGCCTACGTCTCCGACGATCCGTACGTTGACGGCGGGAAGAACCATAGGGTAGCCGCCGAGTTCGATGACAGTTCTACAGCCGAGAACCTCCGCACACTCAGGAGCTTCCCGTCTGGCTTACGGAACTGCTATACCCTCCCAACCGAGAGCGGTGGCAAGTACCTGGTCCGGATGGTGTTCTTACACGGGGAATACGACGGGAAGACCAGTCCGTCGTTCGAGGTACACTTGGGCAGCAACTACTGGGACACGTTCCGGAACAATGACTACTGGTGGTCCGAAGCGGTCTTCGTCGCGTGGGCGAGCTGGGTGCCGTTGTGCCTAGTGAACACCGGCGGCGGCACGCCATTTGTGAACACGGTGGAGCTGAGGCCGCTCTTACCCTCGCTTTACCCCCAGGTCACTGTCAACGAGTCGATATCCGCCTTTGCAAGGAGAAATCTGGGGGCAAACACTAGTTACCG GTTTCCCGACGATCCATATGACCGCTTCTGGGGATGGAAAGTCAGCTCGTTGTGGGCAAACCTTTCCACCAAAGAGACCATCCAGCAGGAAGACAACTACGCTGTGCCCATCCCTGTTCTTCGGACAGCCGTCGCTCCTGTCAACAATGCCACGGTGCTAAACCTCGGTACATGGGAAACGTACAAAAGTTCATTCGAGTTTAAAAATTTTCTACACTTCTCCGACATCCAAAACACCCAGCTCCGACAGTTCGACATCTACTTGAACGACCATGAGTGGTACAAGAAATACAGCCCCCCGTATCTGATCGCTCATTCTCTGTATTCTATTGGCTGGTACAAGGCTATAGAAGGCACGTACAATATTACTCTTGCAGCCACCAATGCATCTGTGCTGCCTCCGATGATCAACGCATACGAGATCTTCAACCTCATCCCCCACGACACTCCGAGGACGTCCCCCAAAGACT TCGACACAATGATGGCTATCAAACTCGAGTACGGAGTAAAGAAAAACTGGATGGGTGATCCATGCTTTCCTGCCAACTATCGTTGGAGTGGCGTGAACTGTAGCGGCGTAACTGCTAACACAACGCGGATAATATCTGT GGATCTGTCAGACAGTAACTTGACTGGAGTGATATCTGATAACTTCACACTGCTCACAGAACTCCGATATCT GGATTTATCTGGCAACAGTCTGAATGGACCAGTTCCAAAGTCCCTCTGTAAAAGGAGTGCAGGATCACTCATTTTCAG GTATCAATCTGATGAAGATATGTGCAACAAAACAACAATAAGTCCGCCTCCATCAAAAAATAGAACAGCCATAATATCTATTTCAATAGTGGTTCCCATGTTGGTAGTGGCTATACTTGTTCTGGCATGTTTGATCTGGAGGGGAAGGAGAAAGCCCAAAA TTTCTACACATGATCCTCCCAGGGAACCAGAACTTCAGAGTGCTCCTGAAAGTAGAAAAAGTAATGGGGATCAGCTACAAAATACTGAGAACCGCCGATTCACATACAAGGAGCTAGAGAAGTTTACTGATAAATTCCAACGGTGCATTGGTAAAGGAGGTTTTGGACTCGTGTACTACGGCCGTTTAGAAGACAATGCTGAGGTTGCTGTCAAGATGCGTTCTGAATCATCATCACATGGACTTGATGAGTTTTTAGCCGAG GTCAATAGCTTGACAAAGGTGCATCACAGGAACCTAGTTTCTTTGGTTGGTTACTGCTGGGAGAAGGACCATTTAGCACTGGTTTATGAGTACATGTCCCAGGGCAATCTTTGTGATCATCTGAGAG GGAAAAATGGTGCTGGTGAAACCTTAAGTTGGGCGACACGTGTACGAATCGTGCTCGAAGCTGCACAAG GCCTGGATTATCTGCACAAGGGATGTAGCTTGCCAATAATTCACCGGGATGTGAAAACCAACAACATTCTCCTAGGTCATAATCTAAAGGCGAAAATAGCTGATTTTGGACTTTGCAAGACCTATCTTAGTGACATGCAGACCCACATATCAACCAATGCGGCTGGGACAGCAGGTTACATGGACCCCGA GTACTATCACACTGGCTGGCTCACTGAAAGCAGCGATGTCTATAGCTTCGGTGTTGTTCTACTTGAGGTAGCAACCGGTGAACCTCCGGTACTGCCGGGCCATGGCCACATCGTTCAACGTGTGAAGCAGAAGATTGCCACTGGCAACATCACCACGGTGGCAGATGCACACCTTGGAGGTGAATATGATGTCAACTCCATGTGGAAACTGGTCGACACCGCAATGGCATGCACAGCGGATGCTGCTGTCCGAAGGCCAACAATGGCTGCCGTTGTGGCGCAGCTGAAAGAGAGCCTTGCGTTGGAGGAAGGTCGTGAGGACAGTAGCATCAGGGGAAGCATAGTGAGTACTACTTCTGCCCCGATGTCCGCGTTCGGTCCATCAGCAAGATAA